TTGCCCATCGGGTATGGTTACCCAGTGCCAGTCGTGGGTGTGGTCGTAGGCATGATCAGACTTGATATCGTCCATAAAATTAGCAACCTCGGCCAGCGAGTTATTTTCTAAAATCTGCAGTACTTTTTTGCGGGCTTTCTTACTTAAATGTTGCTCCGCTACCAACCCCACTACCCGGTGTCCAGTTTGGCCATAAGCAAATGCCTGGTTAATGAGGAAAGGAAAAACTAATAAAAAACTAATTACTTTTTTCATTACATACTAAACTATTAAACTTCACAAAACAACCGGTTATCCTGGTTATTATATGTAAAGGTAAAGTTAAATTCAGTGGAAGTAAAACCGCCCTGCATTACGTCCGGCATTAAATATAATTTAAAGGAATTTTAAACAAATAGCAGTTTCGCCATCAGCCATTCATGCGATTAAAAATTTCGTTTAGTTGCTCGCGCGAAGCTTTGCGGTTTATTTCGGAAGTACCATAACCCACTTCTTCGTCGCCGCGGGTAAGGCCCGCTATAATGCCATCGGTAAAGTCGTTTAAGGGTGCGCCAAAAGTATGAATGCCGGCGCCACCCAAATCAGTTTGTACCGCCGGCGGCACAATTTCCAAAACTTTAATGGAAGTATGGGTTAGTTGATGGCGCAGCGACAAAGTAAACGAATGCAAAGCCGCTTTGGTAGCGCTGTAAATAGCCGCCTGAGCCAACGGCGAAAAAGCCAGACCGGAAGTAACGTTAATAATGTACGCTTGCGGGTGTTGCTGTAAATGCGGTATAAACAACATAGCCAAATGGATGGGTGCTTCCAGATTAATGGCTATCTCGTTTTGGTGAAAAGACCAAGGCCGGGAATCGCCTACAATTGCCTGACGGTTTTGAATACCCGCATTGTTGATTAATACATTTACTTCCGGGAAAGTGCTGGTAACGTAATCAAATAATTTCTGTCGATCTACTTCCTGGCTTACGTCGCACACGTGGGTATGCAACTGCGGATGCTTGGCTTTAGCTTCCCGTAACTTGTCAGCGCGGCGGCCGCAAACAATTACGGTGCTACCGGCATGCAAAAAACGTTCGGCTAAGGCCAGACCAATACCGGAAGCTCCCCCGGTAATTAAAACAGTATTTCCTGATAAATTCATGCGCGCAAAAGATTATTTTTAAAAATTTTCTTTTACGCGCAATTACAATTATGGCTGGGAAGTTGCCTGATTTTCTTAGTTCTTGATCCGTGCTTATCTTGAACGCAGGTTAATTTACTACATAAAATACGGCATTACCGGTGGCTGATTTATCATGCTCATCAGATAAATAAAAAAACAACCGGTAAGGCCCCTCGTTTAAAGGACTGGTAAATTCGAGTTGATAATTTTGCCAGTCAGCCGAGGCAGATGCTTTTTTATTATTTTTTAATTTATTCACCTCTACCTTGCCCTTGGCTATAATTTCTGGTTTTTGCTGAGCCAGGGTTGGGTCAAAATAAATTTCCAGGTTGTCTTTCTGCAGCTCCCAACGGAGCTGCATGTTGTTACTGGGAGCATGTTGAACCGCCAAGGTAACATAAAACTTTTTGCTTTTTTCTAAGTAAGGATTTTTAGCATCTTTCTGGTTATTAATGCTAATAGAACCAATACTTGGCGCCCGGTTCGCTGGCCATTGATTTAACCAGTTATATTGCAAAACATCTATCATTTCGGTTGGCTGGCCTGTGGGCGTAAACAAACCAAACCACGTAGTTGTATATTCCTGCTTTTGCCCCCAGATAAAAACGTAAGAACCTAAACAAGCAGGATTGTTTTGAATCATATCCTGGTACTGCGTTTTTATTAGCTGGGATTTAGTATAACTGGTTGGTTCTACTTTAGCGTACCAATCGGTATGATCCGCAACCCAATAGCCCGGCGTGCCATATTCCGATACCACAAGAGGTCCTTGCCAAATCCAATCAGTAGTAAATTTTAAAGCGGCCGTCATGTTACCAAAAACATTCATAGATAAAATATCTATTTCGTCGCAGAACAGACTAATGAGCAGCAATGGTTTTACATCCGACGAAATCATGGTAGTGGTAGGATGATCCGGGTCCACTTCATTAATCATGGCAGCAATATCGTTTACGGCTGACCATAAGCGGTAATGATCCAAAATCCGCTTAAATTCAATTTTAAAACTTAATTCGTTTCCAATACCCCACATCAGCAAAGCCGGATGGTTTTTTAATTTTAACACGTCTTGCTTAATTTTTGCCAACTGCTTGGCTACGGCCTGTTCATCGCTGTAATCTAAAGTGCCTGCCGGAATTACATTAAGGCCAACGGTTACCGTCAACCCTTGCTGATGCGCCTGGTCTAAAACTTTTAAAGCGCTGTCGGCATTTACATTATACAAGCGGATGGAGTTCCCCCCGTTTTCCTGGAGCAAATCAAAATCTTTATAAACACAAGCTCCTTTAATAAAATAAGGCGAGCCGTTACGGTATAATTGATACCGGTTATTTTCTTTTCGTACC
The sequence above is a segment of the Adhaeribacter swui genome. Coding sequences within it:
- a CDS encoding SDR family oxidoreductase → MNLSGNTVLITGGASGIGLALAERFLHAGSTVIVCGRRADKLREAKAKHPQLHTHVCDVSQEVDRQKLFDYVTSTFPEVNVLINNAGIQNRQAIVGDSRPWSFHQNEIAINLEAPIHLAMLFIPHLQQHPQAYIINVTSGLAFSPLAQAAIYSATKAALHSFTLSLRHQLTHTSIKVLEIVPPAVQTDLGGAGIHTFGAPLNDFTDGIIAGLTRGDEEVGYGTSEINRKASREQLNEIFNRMNG
- a CDS encoding glycoside hydrolase family 2 TIM barrel-domain containing protein; protein product: MEVRKENNRYQLYRNGSPYFIKGACVYKDFDLLQENGGNSIRLYNVNADSALKVLDQAHQQGLTVTVGLNVIPAGTLDYSDEQAVAKQLAKIKQDVLKLKNHPALLMWGIGNELSFKIEFKRILDHYRLWSAVNDIAAMINEVDPDHPTTTMISSDVKPLLLISLFCDEIDILSMNVFGNMTAALKFTTDWIWQGPLVVSEYGTPGYWVADHTDWYAKVEPTSYTKSQLIKTQYQDMIQNNPACLGSYVFIWGQKQEYTTTWFGLFTPTGQPTEMIDVLQYNWLNQWPANRAPSIGSISINNQKDAKNPYLEKSKKFYVTLAVQHAPSNNMQLRWELQKDNLEIYFDPTLAQQKPEIIAKGKVEVNKLKNNKKASASADWQNYQLEFTSPLNEGPYRLFFYLSDEHDKSATGNAVFYVVN